In the genome of Dermacentor variabilis isolate Ectoservices chromosome 5, ASM5094787v1, whole genome shotgun sequence, one region contains:
- the LOC142582565 gene encoding acetylcholinesterase-1-like, with product MMGTNVREGAIVVFMGSTPDGVAKNWTSSSAGIDVAFGRAYIAHIFAGFPKSVVERISERYLGTLSKRSAPEDVFAALVSSDGDFMFNCPALFLADSFSSRVNVLLAYKFGHRPMPAPWPEEFEATHSDENQLVFGAPLRHPGRYATQDVLMSETIMSAWASFAHTGTPQLPGRKAWPRYDKEHRSYVTFQHGSVTVNRGLEGQNCDFWKGLI from the exons ATGATGGGGACGAACGTGCGAGAAGGTGCCATTGTAGTTTTCATGGGAAGTACTCCGGATGGCGTCGCTAAGAATTGGACGAGTTCCTCGGCGGGAATTGACGTGGCGTTCGGACGCGCCTATATTGCCCACATCTTTGCTGGCTTCCCAAAATCGGTCGTTGAACGGATCAGCGAGCGCTACCTGGGAACCTTAAGCAAGCGGTCGGCTCCAGAAGACGTCTTCGCCGCGCTTGTGTCTTCCGACGGCGACTTCATGTTCAACTGCCCAGCACTGTTTCTTGCCGATTCCTTCTCAAGTCGAGTCAACGTCCTGCTCGCGTACAAATTCGGGCACCGCCCCATGCCCGCTCCATGGCCGGAAGAATTCGAGGCTACCCATTCAGACGAGAACCAGCTCGTGTTCGGCGCACCACTGCGTCATCCCGGCAGATACGCTACGCAAGACGTTCTCATGAGCGAGACGATCATGTCGGCATGGGCTAGTTTTGCGCACACGGG GACTCCCCAGCTTCCTGGTCGGAAAGCGTGGCCTCGATACGACAAGGAGCATCGCTCTTACGTGACATTTCAACACGGCTCGGTCACAGTGAATCGCGGTCTGGAAGGCCAAAACTGCGATTTTTGGAAGGGGCTCATCTGA